One Flavobacterium sp. 90 DNA segment encodes these proteins:
- a CDS encoding PAAR domain-containing protein, whose product MGAPAARINDMHVCPMVTGTVPHVGGPILPPGSPTVLIGGQPAACLGDMIVCTGPPDSIIAGSSTVLIGGKSAARMGDSTAHGGTIVIGCPTVLIG is encoded by the coding sequence ATGGGAGCACCAGCCGCAAGAATCAACGATATGCATGTTTGCCCAATGGTAACAGGAACTGTACCTCATGTAGGCGGACCAATATTACCACCAGGCTCTCCTACAGTACTGATAGGCGGTCAACCGGCAGCATGTCTGGGAGATATGATCGTTTGCACCGGACCACCGGATAGTATTATAGCGGGGTCAAGTACCGTGCTTATTGGAGGAAAATCAGCCGCAAGAATGGGAGATTCCACTGCGCATGGCGGAACAATTGTAATAGGATGTCCAACCGTTTTAATAGGCTAA
- a CDS encoding baseplate J/gp47 family protein encodes MNTDGSQIDNVIFKRNGVNQEERFSDALEPGNLKLHDFTIEDWLLFAYNFAKQVNFFDTNNDKKPEGDWQEFFSYFGFSKDNLPDGIYKRTDKKYDDLKEGITKTLSNANINQDLTPHLTLFVCFLKLLELSQNKLNGITKKHLDFFYKDILQIEKLPAQADKVSIIFELAKKIAEEKIAVNTELDAGKDPDGKKLIYKTTEEFIANKANIAYLKSVYNDVELGQIKYSDVANSLDGKGEPLKEDAKYWFPFGYTSKEKKYPKLDDAKLGFAIASELFNLKEGDRNIAITITFVDNLFFHKPITVDDLLENISILYSGKKAWIGNFKLSKSTLFKTGSLSSGIGGKQLTLVFEIPKDDPAIVGYDQKVLSEFFSTELPVIRFLIHTQDPKGHNLFRTLVTNTIDRINVKVDVKDVKSLLLESDNGLLNAAKPFYPFTTQPEKNSSFIINYPEIFSKKWTDADIHIKWKNTPLSFETHYASYKESFLETISKQSFIDAIFSDDSSEAKMNANQPENGIAKRTAPEPRNVPEPRNIPEPRTTAEPTTTAGTTDPLPTSPNDPIVTEGYFKATLSVLNKEVWEDQNKTVNLFDGPNDDKLYESNINVKGNTYDIDKSGPIRLTLNHSFLHSLFPKIYTLAILNMTTKPTTPIPNEPYTPVVESISLNYSAEETIDFEHYESNRIKLFHEAPFGQREEHSYLKQQAINKEILDAEKPITNCLVPDYCNGGEFYIGLNDAEISQQISLLFQILEGSENISVDTFKGKEKVSWYILCDNYWKNLDKDILGNGIDNFLKSGIVKFNIPKQASNDNTLFPANTIWVKAKMHKDYDAVCKVIDVKTQVVTAEFFDNNNNLSHLDSTLPAKTISKLITRVPQIKSIDQPFNSFSGKPLESDPSYYLRVSERLRHKNRAITLWDYEHLILQEFPSVFRVKCLNHTFISGTSTSFLSPGNVTLVVIPDIVDKNVFDIYEPRVSTATLNSIENFINSKNSMQVSAKVINPDYEKVIIKLDVKFYPQYDENFYKKQLNEDLIKFLSPWAFDTSKQIIFGVELQRSIVIEYIENLHYVDFLSQLEMAIYIDKKTNKDKPQTLDDTTDNVNNVKFLDFLTTLSPSSPKNILVSVKNHIIGTNIITCKKTTPEEPEKCQY; translated from the coding sequence ATGAATACCGACGGCAGCCAAATAGACAATGTTATTTTTAAAAGAAATGGAGTCAATCAGGAAGAACGCTTTAGTGACGCATTAGAGCCTGGAAACCTGAAACTTCATGACTTTACTATTGAAGACTGGCTGTTGTTTGCTTATAATTTTGCAAAACAAGTCAACTTTTTCGACACGAATAACGATAAAAAACCAGAAGGAGATTGGCAGGAATTTTTTAGCTATTTTGGTTTTTCAAAAGATAATCTTCCCGATGGTATCTATAAAAGAACAGATAAAAAATATGATGATTTAAAAGAAGGCATTACCAAAACACTATCAAATGCCAATATCAATCAAGACCTTACTCCTCACCTTACCTTGTTTGTGTGTTTCCTGAAATTATTGGAATTATCCCAAAACAAACTTAATGGTATTACAAAAAAGCATTTAGATTTCTTTTATAAAGACATACTTCAAATCGAAAAACTTCCTGCACAAGCAGATAAGGTTAGTATCATTTTTGAATTGGCAAAAAAAATCGCCGAAGAAAAAATCGCCGTAAATACAGAACTTGACGCAGGAAAAGATCCTGATGGCAAAAAATTAATATACAAAACCACAGAAGAATTTATTGCCAATAAAGCCAATATAGCGTACCTAAAAAGCGTGTATAATGATGTTGAATTGGGTCAAATAAAATACAGCGACGTTGCAAATTCGCTTGACGGAAAAGGTGAACCCTTAAAAGAAGACGCTAAATATTGGTTTCCTTTTGGATATACATCCAAAGAAAAAAAATACCCAAAATTGGACGATGCCAAATTAGGTTTTGCAATAGCTTCAGAATTATTTAATCTTAAGGAAGGTGATAGAAATATTGCTATCACAATTACTTTCGTTGATAATCTATTTTTTCATAAACCTATTACTGTAGACGATCTTCTAGAAAACATCAGTATTTTGTATAGTGGAAAAAAAGCATGGATTGGAAATTTTAAACTTAGCAAAAGCACTCTTTTTAAAACTGGAAGTCTATCTTCCGGCATTGGCGGTAAACAATTAACATTGGTTTTTGAGATACCAAAAGATGATCCGGCAATTGTTGGTTATGACCAGAAAGTTTTAAGCGAATTTTTCTCAACAGAACTTCCTGTAATTCGATTTTTAATCCATACGCAAGATCCAAAAGGACACAATCTTTTTAGAACTTTAGTGACAAACACAATAGACCGCATTAACGTAAAAGTTGACGTTAAGGATGTGAAATCTCTATTGTTAGAAAGTGATAATGGTTTGCTTAATGCTGCAAAACCCTTTTATCCTTTTACAACCCAACCCGAAAAAAACAGTTCCTTTATAATAAACTATCCTGAAATTTTTTCTAAAAAATGGACAGATGCCGATATTCATATCAAGTGGAAAAACACTCCATTATCTTTTGAAACTCATTATGCTTCTTACAAAGAAAGTTTTCTTGAAACTATAAGTAAACAAAGTTTTATTGATGCAATTTTCAGCGACGATAGCAGTGAAGCCAAAATGAATGCCAATCAACCTGAAAATGGAATCGCAAAAAGAACCGCTCCGGAACCAAGAAACGTTCCAGAGCCAAGAAACATTCCAGAACCAAGAACTACTGCAGAACCAACAACTACTGCAGGAACTACCGATCCACTTCCAACAAGCCCAAATGATCCAATTGTTACAGAAGGCTATTTTAAAGCAACATTATCTGTTTTAAATAAAGAAGTTTGGGAGGATCAGAATAAAACTGTCAATTTATTTGATGGTCCTAATGATGATAAATTATATGAATCTAACATCAATGTAAAAGGAAACACGTATGACATTGACAAAAGCGGCCCGATACGATTGACATTAAACCATTCGTTTTTACATTCTTTATTTCCAAAAATATATACGCTGGCAATATTGAATATGACTACAAAGCCAACAACGCCTATTCCAAATGAGCCTTACACGCCAGTTGTAGAAAGCATAAGTCTGAATTATTCTGCTGAGGAAACTATTGATTTTGAACACTACGAGTCTAACCGAATAAAATTGTTTCATGAAGCTCCTTTTGGTCAGCGCGAAGAACATTCGTATTTGAAACAACAAGCCATCAATAAAGAAATTTTAGATGCAGAAAAGCCAATTACCAATTGTTTGGTTCCGGATTATTGCAACGGAGGAGAATTTTATATAGGACTTAACGATGCCGAAATATCACAGCAAATTTCATTATTATTTCAAATATTAGAAGGAAGCGAAAATATCAGCGTTGACACTTTTAAAGGAAAAGAAAAAGTATCATGGTACATATTATGCGATAATTATTGGAAAAATCTTGATAAGGATATTTTGGGAAATGGTATCGATAACTTTTTAAAATCGGGAATCGTAAAATTTAATATTCCAAAACAGGCATCTAATGACAATACGTTATTTCCCGCCAATACAATTTGGGTAAAAGCAAAAATGCACAAAGATTATGATGCTGTTTGCAAAGTTATCGATGTGAAAACTCAGGTTGTTACCGCAGAATTCTTTGATAATAACAATAATTTATCTCATTTAGACAGCACATTACCCGCCAAAACTATCTCTAAATTAATTACCAGAGTTCCGCAAATTAAAAGCATTGACCAGCCTTTTAATTCATTTTCCGGAAAACCATTGGAGTCAGATCCCTCCTATTATCTCCGCGTAAGCGAACGTTTGCGACACAAAAACAGAGCAATAACACTTTGGGATTATGAACATCTGATTTTACAGGAATTTCCAAGTGTTTTTAGAGTAAAATGCCTTAACCACACTTTTATTTCGGGTACAAGTACCTCGTTTTTATCTCCGGGAAATGTAACACTTGTAGTAATTCCGGATATCGTGGACAAAAATGTATTCGATATTTACGAACCAAGAGTAAGCACAGCAACATTGAACAGCATAGAAAATTTTATCAATTCTAAAAATTCGATGCAAGTGTCTGCAAAAGTAATTAATCCTGATTACGAGAAAGTTATCATAAAACTGGACGTGAAGTTTTATCCACAATACGATGAGAATTTTTATAAAAAACAGCTCAACGAAGATCTTATAAAATTTTTATCGCCTTGGGCATTTGATACTTCTAAGCAAATCATATTTGGAGTTGAGTTACAACGAAGTATTGTTATAGAATATATCGAAAATTTACATTACGTAGATTTTTTATCTCAGCTTGAAATGGCAATATATATCGATAAAAAAACAAATAAGGATAAACCTCAAACATTAGACGATACAACAGATAATGTGAACAATGTAAAGTTTTTAGACTTTTTAACGACACTTTCCCCATCAAGTCCAAAAAACATTTTAGTCTCTGTTAAAAACCACATTATCGGTACCAACATAATAACTTGTAAAAAAACAACCCCAGAAGAACCTGAAAAATGTCAATACTAA
- a CDS encoding contractile injection system tape measure protein, protein MLNSNKHIINKVFLEINTNSKEKGYYLKDNIDAFLQQEIFKALENYFNELDSKNPSQSIQLDKLNLDIAINQNLDFEDFKEQILNKITKQVEEVFEKEDSNIEGYKVIKAQEKEIESFFYFLETGTNTWWTSQNQDQKIVDETAFDDVLSDESFPLKWKNAIQKTIARTRFIKQFSNNQIVTIIKKGILLKKNSSENNTETIRIEAIKKQIESSISKNQLIPNQRFLMWEIVVLSLLETRDSIVKQKLSELIYNVFEFHKKNSFLQHKELFLKEIKNQIENQNELKLLANLDAIILYIEKKIDRIILKGKATEIENGIETFKENKATIKTETETEIENKTEKKTETESEIETGKVSENNEKTMPDSDLISLKNKKETVHNDEKNIESISNDSEEKTPDNDEEVIDKKELSPEKKEYLSDIDISGLYVDNAGLMLIHPFLKSLFVNCKLLDKDNTINDPEVATHLLHYIATGKEQDYENAMTFEKFLCNISIDEPIERNIVLSEEMKKEAAELLQAVLDNWDIMKTSSAELLQNEFLQRPGKLSVNGDESPVIIIERKTQDVLLEKLSWNLSIIKLAWKKRIVYVNW, encoded by the coding sequence GTGCTAAATTCAAATAAACATATCATCAATAAAGTTTTCCTTGAGATAAATACCAATTCGAAAGAAAAAGGATATTATCTCAAGGACAATATTGATGCGTTTTTGCAACAGGAAATATTCAAGGCTTTAGAAAATTACTTTAATGAATTGGATTCTAAAAATCCTTCGCAAAGCATACAATTAGACAAGCTCAACCTTGATATTGCTATCAATCAAAATTTGGATTTCGAAGATTTTAAAGAACAAATCTTAAACAAAATCACCAAACAAGTCGAAGAAGTTTTTGAAAAAGAAGATTCAAATATAGAAGGTTATAAAGTCATCAAAGCACAGGAAAAAGAAATAGAAAGCTTTTTTTATTTTCTGGAAACAGGCACAAATACTTGGTGGACAAGCCAAAATCAGGATCAAAAAATAGTAGACGAAACTGCATTTGATGATGTCTTAAGTGATGAAAGCTTTCCGCTTAAATGGAAAAATGCAATACAAAAAACAATTGCAAGAACACGATTTATCAAACAATTTAGTAATAACCAAATTGTAACCATTATTAAAAAAGGGATATTACTTAAAAAAAATAGTTCTGAAAACAACACCGAAACAATCAGAATTGAAGCGATAAAAAAACAAATTGAATCCAGTATTTCAAAAAATCAATTGATTCCAAATCAAAGATTTTTAATGTGGGAAATTGTTGTTTTAAGCCTTTTGGAAACAAGAGATTCAATTGTAAAACAAAAGCTTTCAGAGTTGATTTATAATGTGTTTGAATTTCATAAAAAGAACAGTTTTTTGCAACACAAAGAACTTTTTCTAAAGGAAATTAAAAATCAGATTGAGAATCAAAACGAACTGAAATTGCTGGCGAATCTTGATGCTATTATTCTGTATATCGAAAAAAAAATAGACAGAATTATTCTAAAAGGAAAAGCAACGGAAATAGAAAATGGAATAGAAACTTTCAAAGAAAATAAAGCAACAATTAAAACTGAGACAGAAACAGAAATAGAAAATAAGACAGAGAAAAAAACAGAAACAGAATCAGAAATAGAAACAGGAAAAGTTTCAGAAAATAACGAAAAGACAATGCCTGATTCTGATTTGATTTCGTTAAAAAACAAAAAAGAAACTGTTCACAACGACGAGAAAAATATCGAATCTATATCAAATGATTCAGAAGAAAAAACGCCAGATAATGACGAAGAAGTAATCGATAAAAAAGAGCTTTCTCCTGAAAAAAAAGAATACCTATCAGACATAGATATTAGCGGTTTATATGTTGATAATGCAGGTTTAATGCTGATTCATCCGTTTTTGAAATCGCTGTTCGTTAATTGCAAATTACTAGATAAAGACAATACGATAAATGATCCCGAAGTTGCCACGCATCTTTTGCATTATATCGCTACGGGAAAAGAACAGGATTACGAAAACGCGATGACTTTCGAAAAATTCTTGTGTAATATTTCAATAGATGAACCTATTGAACGAAACATTGTACTTTCTGAAGAAATGAAAAAAGAAGCGGCAGAATTGCTGCAAGCGGTATTGGACAATTGGGATATAATGAAAACATCATCGGCAGAATTACTGCAAAACGAATTTTTGCAACGTCCCGGAAAACTGAGCGTTAATGGAGACGAAAGTCCTGTAATAATTATAGAACGAAAAACACAAGATGTTTTATTAGAGAAATTAAGCTGGAATCTGAGCATCATAAAATTGGCTTGGAAAAAACGAATCGTATATGTTAACTGGTAA
- the vgrG gene encoding type VI secretion system tip protein VgrG, with protein MNNSGVIQTSKSADLVTHKLLIEGTELSGIYQVMSIVVHNEVNRIPMAQIILTDGDASARDFKLSNEDLLVPGKKIEIKAGYHSDEETIYKGIVVKHSIKIKDKSSLLIVECKDEAVKMTIGRKSKYFYDVKDSDAFEDIIGTYGLQKEVESTNYSHKELVQYNTSDWDFIVSRAQANGKLCFVENGKITIKKPDLTSEAVETVAFGASMLDFDAEIDARNQFAKVSSYSWNASNQELLEIEAKDPSVSLNGNLSPSDLSDVGKLENLELRHGGHVTDTELQDWADAKLLFQQLSKVRGTVKFQGIPAVKPNTIIMLEGVGDRFNGKAYITGVFHEIASGNWTVNAQFGLNPEWFSETYDVNTPSASGIIPSIKGLHIGIVTQLQDDPDGEDRILVKIPIINNEEQGIWCRVAALDAGDNRGTFFMPEIEDEVIIGFINEDPNDAIVVGMLHSSAKPAPLKASDDNHQKGIFTRSEMKVLFDDDKKSIAIETPAGKKITLDEDKGSIVIEDENSNIITIDSAGIKMESAGDISIKATGDVKIEGTNVNLKATAQFKAEGNAGAEMSSAAVAIVKGSIVQIN; from the coding sequence ATGAACAATAGCGGCGTCATACAAACCAGTAAAAGTGCAGATTTAGTAACGCACAAATTGCTCATTGAGGGAACTGAGCTGTCTGGTATTTATCAGGTTATGAGCATTGTAGTTCATAATGAAGTGAATAGAATACCGATGGCGCAAATTATTTTGACTGATGGAGATGCTTCTGCAAGAGATTTTAAATTAAGTAACGAAGATTTGCTTGTTCCGGGGAAAAAAATTGAAATAAAAGCCGGCTATCACAGTGACGAAGAAACTATTTATAAAGGAATAGTTGTAAAACATTCGATAAAAATAAAAGACAAATCATCGTTGTTAATTGTGGAATGCAAAGACGAAGCCGTAAAAATGACTATTGGCAGAAAAAGCAAATATTTTTATGACGTAAAAGACAGTGATGCTTTTGAAGACATTATAGGCACTTACGGATTACAAAAAGAAGTTGAAAGCACTAATTATAGTCACAAAGAGTTAGTGCAATACAATACTTCCGATTGGGATTTTATAGTTTCTCGTGCGCAAGCCAATGGAAAATTATGTTTTGTTGAAAATGGCAAAATCACGATTAAAAAACCAGATTTGACTTCTGAAGCAGTTGAAACAGTTGCTTTTGGTGCCAGTATGCTTGATTTTGATGCCGAAATTGATGCTCGAAATCAGTTTGCCAAAGTTTCCTCTTACAGTTGGAATGCATCCAATCAGGAATTATTAGAAATTGAAGCCAAAGATCCCAGTGTAAGTCTAAACGGAAATTTATCTCCTTCGGATTTATCCGATGTTGGAAAGTTAGAAAACTTAGAGTTGCGTCACGGCGGTCATGTTACCGATACCGAATTACAGGATTGGGCGGATGCAAAATTATTATTTCAACAACTGTCAAAAGTTCGCGGAACAGTAAAATTTCAAGGCATTCCCGCAGTAAAACCCAACACGATTATTATGCTTGAAGGCGTTGGAGATCGTTTTAATGGCAAAGCATACATTACAGGAGTTTTCCACGAAATCGCAAGCGGTAATTGGACTGTAAACGCACAATTTGGATTAAATCCTGAATGGTTTTCTGAAACTTATGATGTCAATACGCCATCGGCTTCAGGAATAATTCCATCCATAAAAGGATTGCATATTGGTATTGTAACACAACTTCAGGACGATCCCGACGGCGAAGACAGAATTTTGGTCAAAATACCAATTATCAATAACGAAGAGCAAGGTATTTGGTGCAGAGTTGCGGCTCTGGATGCAGGTGACAACAGAGGTACTTTTTTTATGCCCGAAATTGAAGACGAAGTAATTATTGGCTTTATTAACGAAGATCCCAATGATGCGATTGTAGTAGGAATGCTTCACAGCAGTGCAAAACCTGCTCCGCTCAAAGCATCTGACGATAACCATCAAAAAGGAATTTTTACAAGAAGCGAAATGAAAGTGCTTTTTGATGATGATAAAAAATCGATCGCCATTGAAACTCCCGCAGGCAAAAAAATAACACTCGACGAAGACAAAGGATCAATAGTTATTGAAGACGAAAATTCGAACATCATTACAATCGACAGCGCGGGAATAAAGATGGAAAGTGCCGGCGATATTTCGATAAAGGCAACTGGCGATGTAAAAATTGAAGGTACAAATGTAAATCTAAAAGCAACCGCCCAATTTAAAGCCGAAGGCAATGCCGGCGCAGAAATGTCATCAGCAGCTGTGGCGATCGTTAAAGGCAGTATTGTTCAGATAAATTAG
- a CDS encoding LysM peptidoglycan-binding domain-containing protein, which translates to MTTTNGELKKLKIIAYSDPQFNNPVSGTEEFITLMNPEKYTFHYKIEQDTTQAAGTSSPAPRFTAIAPEELELDFVFDRTGVIAGKESTENGVIDDIEHFRKVILEYNGTEHKPNYLKIAWGSLIFKGSLTEMTIEYKLFRPDGTPIRAIAKGKFKGVVEDELRAKQQNNQSPDLTHTRTVKAGDTLPLMSFNIYGDSKYYLEVARANKIINFRKLKIGQKIFFPPLQKQQ; encoded by the coding sequence AAAAAACTGAAGATCATTGCTTACAGCGATCCTCAATTCAACAATCCCGTTTCGGGGACTGAAGAGTTTATTACTTTGATGAATCCTGAAAAATATACTTTTCATTACAAGATAGAGCAAGATACAACCCAAGCCGCCGGAACGAGCAGTCCTGCGCCAAGATTTACAGCGATTGCTCCGGAGGAATTAGAATTGGATTTTGTTTTTGATCGAACAGGCGTTATTGCCGGAAAAGAAAGTACCGAAAATGGTGTTATTGACGACATTGAGCATTTTAGAAAAGTAATTTTAGAATATAATGGTACAGAACACAAACCAAATTACTTGAAAATTGCTTGGGGAAGTCTGATATTCAAAGGATCTCTCACAGAAATGACCATTGAGTATAAACTTTTCAGACCAGACGGAACGCCAATTAGAGCTATTGCAAAAGGGAAATTTAAAGGAGTTGTTGAAGATGAGTTAAGAGCAAAACAGCAAAACAACCAATCTCCTGATTTAACACATACCAGAACTGTAAAAGCTGGCGATACGCTTCCGCTAATGTCTTTTAATATCTACGGCGATTCAAAATATTATCTCGAAGTAGCCCGAGCCAACAAGATTATCAATTTCAGAAAGCTAAAAATTGGTCAAAAAATATTCTTCCCTCCTCTTCAAAAACAACAATAG
- a CDS encoding GPW/gp25 family protein, protein MENKEAFLGTGWSFPPEFKKNNKAVVMTSDEADIKSSLEILLSTKIGERIMLPRYGCNMDELLFESLDRTLKTYVSELIKTAILYYEPRIDVDKIDITQSDDLEGELLVIIDYRIRTTNSRSNLVYPFYKGEGTNI, encoded by the coding sequence ATGGAAAATAAAGAAGCTTTTTTAGGTACTGGATGGAGTTTTCCGCCAGAGTTTAAGAAAAATAATAAAGCAGTCGTAATGACCTCTGATGAGGCAGATATTAAAAGCAGTTTAGAGATATTGCTTTCTACCAAAATCGGCGAGCGTATTATGCTGCCCAGATATGGCTGTAATATGGACGAATTACTTTTTGAATCATTAGACAGAACACTAAAAACCTATGTTTCAGAACTAATAAAAACGGCCATTTTATATTATGAACCACGAATTGATGTTGATAAAATTGACATAACACAAAGCGATGATTTAGAAGGAGAGTTACTGGTCATAATCGATTACAGAATAAGAACTACAAACTCAAGAAGCAATCTTGTTTATCCGTTTTATAAAGGAGAAGGCACTAATATTTAA